A genomic region of Rhipicephalus sanguineus isolate Rsan-2018 chromosome 3, BIME_Rsan_1.4, whole genome shotgun sequence contains the following coding sequences:
- the LOC119387265 gene encoding serine hydrolase-like protein has translation MFQVMGTLRCTKQLRQVLSKYRCLSQCRTATNEVPIVEREVRELQIPTPYGHLAAKQWLPTSAEDPSRRVLLLHGFQDNAGSFDLLVPRLDPRWNTVALDFTGHGLSSHLPKGASYFSMQFLLDVSWTADHLGWSEFSLIGHSMGGHGGFAYSCLFPERVQNLVLIDVFAPCISNPEKFYGSLREVLEGNVRLGHKDLSKPPVYTEEEVIKLYRHSIVPGYLPDNIRTLMKRGCKPVGDDRYIMTKTSDLSTPVGFSVTVLP, from the exons ATGTTTCAAGTAATGGGCACTTTGAG GTGCACGAAGCAGCTGCGGCAGGTACTTTCCAAGTATCGATGTCTCAGTCAGTGCCGCACTGCCACCAATGAGGTCCCGATTGTGGAGCGTGAAGTTCGAGAACTACAGATCCCCACTCCGTATGGCCACCTCGCTGCTAAACAGTGGCTGCCCACGTCGGCTGAGGACCCAAGTCGACGTGTTCTGCTTCTGCATGGCTTCCAGGACAATGCTGGGAGCTTTGACCTCCTTGTACCAAGGCTTGACCCTCGGTGGAACACAGTGGCCCTTGACTTCACGGGCCATGGCCTATCTTCGCACTTGCCCAAAGGGGCGTCATATTTTTCCATGCAGTTTTTGCTCGACGTCTCATGGACAGCTGACCACCTTGGCTGGAGTGAATTCTCCTTGATTGGACACAGCATGGGAGGCCATGGAGGCTTTGCTTATTCTTGCCTCTTTCCAGAGAGG GTCCAGAATTTGGTGTTAATTGATGTTTTTGCACCTTGTATCAGCAACCCAGAAAAGTTTTACGGAAGCTTGCGGGAAGTGTTAGAGGGCAACGTGCGACTAGGTCATAAGGATCTGAGCAAGCCACCTGTCTACACAGAAGAGGAAGTGATAAAGCTGTACAGGCATAGCATAGTTCCGGGCTACCTTCCTGACAACATCAGAACGCTGATGAAACGTGGTTGCAAGCCTGTCGGGGACGACCGTTACATCATGACCAAGACGTCCGACTTAAGTACACCAGTTGGTTTCAGTGTGACAGTGCTGCCCTGA